DNA from Borreliella garinii:
AATAAATTCAAATCAAATCAACATAGAATTCATTAAAAATTTCAAAAACTTTGTTTTTAAATGGTTACTAGAAAATGAAAAAAGAAAAATCATTTTAATAGTTGGTGGAGGAAAAGTTGCAAGAGAATACCAAGACGCCTATAAAAAAATCAACCCTGATTTTAAAGTTCGTGAGCTTGATGAGATTGGGATAATGTCAACAAGATTAAATGCAGAATTTCTCTGCAAAGTAATGAATCCTCTCTGTAAAGACAAAATTGTTACCAATCCTTTAAAAAATTTTTCTTTTAAGGGGAAAATATTAATTGCTTCCGGCTGGAAATCGGGATTTTCAACGGATTACATTGCCGTAAAATTTGCAGAAAAATTTAATAAAAAAGATGTCATAAATATAACAAACGTAAATCAAGTTTATGATAAAGATCCAAAAAAATTTAAAAATGCAACAGCTTTTAAAAAATTAAATTGGAAACAATTACAAAACATTGTAGGACAAAAGTGGAATCCGGGCTTAAATTTACCTTTTGACCCAATAGCAACAAAACTCTCTTCAAAACTTGGACTTACTCTTTACATAGTAAACGGAAATAATATTGAAAACTTAGAAAAAGTTTTCAACAAAAATAATGATTTTTTTGGTACTGTTATAGTAAAATAAAAGTTAATGCCGGTATGGCGGAATTGGTAGACGCGTCAGACTCAAAATCTGATGAAGGCAACTTCGTGTCGGTTCGACTCCGACTACCGGTATTCTAATTACTTTTTTAGAAATTTCAAAATTACCGAATGTTACTATGTAATAATTGCTTCTTTTAAACAAAATTTAATTTCATAAACTATTTATATACTAATAAAAATTTATACTATCCTTTATAGTCAATAAAATTTAACATTATTACAATAGAGATAAAACATCCTCTTTAATATGCTATCTTTATTCTAAAACAACATATTGAAAATCATTTTAATTTATAATAAAACTTTAAAGTCTACAAATTAATTGAAAAATAAAAACTTAAAATATCTTTGAGATTGTTTTCATTAAAGCTTCAGGATTAAAGGGTTTAACAAGCCAACCAGTAGCACCTGCTTTACGTCCCTCATCAACCTTAGATTGCTCAGATTCAGTAGTAAGAACCAGTATAGGAACAAAGCTTCCAAACTCTCTTATCTGCTTAATAACACCAATTCCGTCTAAATTAGGCATGTTGATATCTGTAATGACAAGATCAAAATCTTTATCTCCTTGCCCAACTGCTTCTTTAAACTTTAAAACTCCTTCTAGACCATCCTTTGCTTCTGAGACTCCAAAACCGTTTTGTTCTAAAATATAAGCAACGCTTTGCCTTATTGCCCTATTATCATCAATAACCAAAATTCTTTTTTTCATCTAAGTTTCTCCTAAAACCCTCCCAAAAAGTATATAAAAATTAAAATAAAATTACACTACCTTCATCAAAGGAATGAACATCCTTAGCTTCCTCTATCAAAGATAATAGGTATTTTTTATGAACAAATAAAGTAAATCGATTAGCAATTCTATTGACAAATTCTTTATCTTCAATTTCAACAGATTGAATTCCAGCTTTGGATAATTCTAAATTAAGACTAAAATTTATTTTGTTTTCCATATTACTTAAAAAGTTTTCTATATCTAAAAGAGAATTTTTTAAATTTCTAACATTGTAGACTTCTAATTTCATTTCTTCAAATATTTCCATAAATTCAATTGAAAAAACTTCATAAGACAAAATATTATCAATGGCTATGTTCTTAATATCAAGAATATCATTCTTAATTTCTATAAATAATTTTTTAAATTTATTAAAATAATTTTTTTCAAGATAAAATCTATTGTCATAATCTTTAACAACTTTTTCAAGAAAAAAGATTATTTGATCTAGAAATTCTATTCCCTTAGTAATATTAGAATCAATCTCTTTAATAATTTTTGACATTTCTGAAATATTACCCTCCATAGCTTTAAGTTCTGATCTTTTGACAACTTCTATCTTTGACGCTATATTAATATTTTGAAACCTGGCAGAAATAGCTGCAATATTTGAAAACATTAGCTCTAATGATTTTATAAGCTTAACCTGTTCATAATATAAATTCAAAAAATTAGAATTATTTTTCTCAACATCATCAATTCTTCTAAGCAAATCAGACAAAATGCTAGAAAATTGTTCTATTATTTTAGGAATATCTATGTATAAGGAATTATCAGACCTTAAATCGTTAATAGTTTGAATCGAACCAAGAGAAGCATCAATAAATTTCTCAAAAATAGTATAATTTTTTTCAAGCTTTTCAAGAACATCTTTTACTATAACTTTTGATGTATCAGTAAAAACTGATAAAATTTTTAATTTTTGAATCTCGCTTATATCTCTAAATTTAAAAACATCAATATTAGAATACATAATATTTAAATGTTGTAAAGATTGAGTTAGTCTGTCTTGAAACTGAAGATAAGAAATAGAATTTACAAGTTTAAACTTAAATTCTAATAAAACTTTTAAAATATCATCATAAAGAGCAATAACACTTCCTATTCCATCTGAAAAGGCATCTATTTTTTTCATTAAATTATCTCTAAATTCTTCAAGAATTTTATTTTCAGCTGTATTACTTTCATATACTTGATTTTTAGCCCTATCTAAACCAATTTTAACTTCTCGCCCCTTACTGGTAAGTTGATCTGCCTGTTTAATCATAGATTGGGTTAAAACCTTGATTTCACTAGTAATATAAGAAAAGGCTCCCCCAGCCTTACCAGCCCTCATGGCAACTGTTAATGTATTAATAGACATTATTTCCATATCAAGGGAGCTTTTTTTCATTTTTTCAATCACATCTTCAAGTATTTCTATGTCTTTAACCTTACTCCTTATTACACTAAATTGAGATTCAAGAGAAGTTGTTGACGAATTGAAGTAAGCAACAAAATCATCTAATGCTCCTATAATCTTAGCTATGAAATTATTCAAAGAAGCATCATTATCAAGATCAAGATTAGAAATCAAGTCAATACTAAAAGATAAATCCTTAGAATCTTTAGAAATTTTTTCTATTAATTTAGGAATTGATTTGCTTAAATTTGAATAAATATGCCTTGCACTCTCATCGAAAGCTTCAAGTTTATAAAATAAAGTTGCCAAATAATCATTAGCAAAAAAGTCATTATTGTCATTATCCATTACTAAGATCTCCTCAGAACATGATCAGCTATTTTACTTAAAGGAAGGATTTTATCTACAGCTCCTATTTTTATAGCTTCCATTGGCATACCAAAAACAACAGACGTTTCTTGATCTTGGGCAATAGTATAAGCGCCATTTTTTTTCATTTCAAGCATACAAATAGCACCGTCATCTCCCATACCTGTAAGGATAACACCAATAGCATTAGAGCCTGCATACATTGCAGCAGACCTAAAAAGTACATTTACAGAAGGCTTATGCCTACTAACAAGGGGCCCATCTAATAAGTTTACAAAATAATTTCCACTACCATATTTTACAATCAAATGATAACTTCCATTAGCAATTATTACAAGACCTGGACGAAGAATGTCTCCATCCTCAGC
Protein-coding regions in this window:
- a CDS encoding response regulator, with protein sequence MKKRILVIDDNRAIRQSVAYILEQNGFGVSEAKDGLEGVLKFKEAVGQGDKDFDLVITDINMPNLDGIGVIKQIREFGSFVPILVLTTESEQSKVDEGRKAGATGWLVKPFNPEALMKTISKIF
- the pyrH gene encoding UMP kinase gives rise to the protein MLEIISLGGGVINSNQINIEFIKNFKNFVFKWLLENEKRKIILIVGGGKVAREYQDAYKKINPDFKVRELDEIGIMSTRLNAEFLCKVMNPLCKDKIVTNPLKNFSFKGKILIASGWKSGFSTDYIAVKFAEKFNKKDVINITNVNQVYDKDPKKFKNATAFKKLNWKQLQNIVGQKWNPGLNLPFDPIATKLSSKLGLTLYIVNGNNIENLEKVFNKNNDFFGTVIVK
- a CDS encoding BB0569 family chemotaxis protein is translated as MDNDNNDFFANDYLATLFYKLEAFDESARHIYSNLSKSIPKLIEKISKDSKDLSFSIDLISNLDLDNDASLNNFIAKIIGALDDFVAYFNSSTTSLESQFSVIRSKVKDIEILEDVIEKMKKSSLDMEIMSINTLTVAMRAGKAGGAFSYITSEIKVLTQSMIKQADQLTSKGREVKIGLDRAKNQVYESNTAENKILEEFRDNLMKKIDAFSDGIGSVIALYDDILKVLLEFKFKLVNSISYLQFQDRLTQSLQHLNIMYSNIDVFKFRDISEIQKLKILSVFTDTSKVIVKDVLEKLEKNYTIFEKFIDASLGSIQTINDLRSDNSLYIDIPKIIEQFSSILSDLLRRIDDVEKNNSNFLNLYYEQVKLIKSLELMFSNIAAISARFQNINIASKIEVVKRSELKAMEGNISEMSKIIKEIDSNITKGIEFLDQIIFFLEKVVKDYDNRFYLEKNYFNKFKKLFIEIKNDILDIKNIAIDNILSYEVFSIEFMEIFEEMKLEVYNVRNLKNSLLDIENFLSNMENKINFSLNLELSKAGIQSVEIEDKEFVNRIANRFTLFVHKKYLLSLIEEAKDVHSFDEGSVILF